The Candidatus Neomarinimicrobiota bacterium genome includes a window with the following:
- a CDS encoding outer membrane protein transport protein, which yields MKNLRTTITAIAVIGMIITPGIGSAQSYFSLILPQEFGPETAGYVSQGATGVANSVGYVNLWTNPAALVAGEANYNVSVSSTLRRFTEDRSFPAVDLFEDKVTDNMYASNGRWYPGYAGGAVANFGGFSVASSYTPVWDMRYNYREEVRSSLGSGVYNRDPVAGYHNIDRNGQIYAASLGGNVSLVEKLSVGVAYHLLMADDLSNEYSVNVLREDDPALSAASDTAFASDIGLDGTPGLLTAGLAYDINWRFRVGLNYRSGVTLTQTGLASVPGFLNRVALPEYERSAELQTIETQIPGKIALGIRGKMQNPIATSAQVEVHYTDWSNYQVTYVGAPDSANTMPENFQETLEYHLGVEHLLLGKIPFRFGFIYAESPLGREFEQTKFTIGGSYLWGNVTLDFGAIFNSVTYDYVDIFPADAETGTTLESVNESNVRATFTLSYAL from the coding sequence ATGAAAAACCTCAGAACCACCATCACCGCAATTGCGGTCATCGGAATGATAATCACACCCGGCATCGGGAGCGCCCAATCCTATTTCTCCCTGATACTCCCGCAGGAGTTCGGGCCGGAGACGGCGGGTTACGTAAGTCAGGGCGCCACCGGTGTGGCGAATTCCGTGGGCTACGTGAATCTCTGGACGAATCCCGCCGCACTAGTCGCTGGGGAAGCTAATTACAATGTATCGGTCTCATCGACGCTTAGAAGATTTACCGAGGATCGCTCCTTTCCGGCGGTCGATCTGTTCGAGGACAAGGTGACGGACAATATGTATGCGTCCAACGGCCGGTGGTATCCCGGCTATGCCGGCGGAGCCGTGGCGAATTTCGGCGGGTTTTCTGTGGCAAGCTCCTACACCCCGGTCTGGGATATGCGATATAATTACCGTGAAGAGGTGCGCTCCAGCCTGGGTTCCGGCGTATATAATCGCGATCCGGTGGCGGGTTATCACAACATTGATCGGAACGGACAGATCTACGCCGCCAGCCTCGGCGGGAACGTATCTCTGGTGGAAAAATTGAGCGTCGGCGTCGCGTATCACCTGCTGATGGCGGATGATTTGTCGAATGAATATTCCGTGAACGTTCTCCGGGAAGACGATCCCGCGCTGAGCGCGGCATCGGATACGGCGTTCGCCAGCGATATCGGTCTGGACGGCACACCCGGACTGCTCACCGCCGGACTGGCCTACGACATCAACTGGCGGTTCCGGGTCGGACTGAACTATCGATCCGGCGTCACGTTGACGCAGACCGGCCTGGCCAGCGTGCCGGGATTCCTGAATCGCGTTGCACTGCCGGAGTACGAGCGCTCTGCGGAACTTCAAACTATTGAAACGCAAATCCCGGGAAAAATTGCCCTCGGCATCCGTGGGAAAATGCAAAATCCCATTGCCACCAGCGCCCAGGTGGAAGTCCACTACACCGACTGGTCGAATTACCAGGTGACCTACGTCGGCGCCCCGGATTCGGCGAACACCATGCCGGAGAATTTCCAGGAGACTCTCGAGTATCATCTTGGTGTGGAGCATCTGCTGCTCGGGAAAATCCCGTTCCGGTTCGGATTCATCTATGCGGAATCTCCGCTCGGTCGGGAATTCGAGCAGACGAAATTTACCATCGGCGGAAGCTATCTCTGGGGAAATGTCACCCTGGATTTCGGCGCGATCTTTAATTCGGTGACCTACGATTACGTGGACATCTTCCCAGCCGACGCCGAAACCGGCACCACGCTGGAGTCAGTGAACGAGTCTAATGTCCGCGCCACCTTCACGCTCTCCTACGCCCTGTGA
- a CDS encoding endonuclease/exonuclease/phosphatase family protein: MSKRYGLIAALVVLLSSAALISGERENTQTIHLLFTNDLLGGIATVPAGFMNPENPPMLSGGAGAYTYVQDIRKKAEKRGEHTLLLDGGNFYSGTVLGTYDRGATMIKWMNWMGYDVAAIGPFDFDYGVENMQRLTELAEFPYLSANILSESSGESVEFTRPYILKEFGDVTVGIFGLTNANLKEQVLPSRVKSITVQPPVSVAKELVQAVKSQGADIVIALTSLGLPYDRQEEYENFIERLDQGDTDWSDQPVNALQLAHLVPGIDIIATGGNTAGYYSPWEDPVTHTLVIQNYGNGSGLAHLMLKIDKETKSLAGYDTPLDDGMSITLLQDDILPDLTMRDSIDVWTTQAKKSLDRDYSRTIDSLFAVSSGNGSSAMPGYQQKLSYDWDIPSVNQVNGIEAMTWNIEQFPHAGDTTVQSVAAVLRDLQPDIVALQEIGNLAEFERLMTLVPEYGYTVSQHSSFYDQAIIYHKDVLTFLGQREFFTLNDYYFAGRPPFQADFLWRNGDAAVPLSVVNLHLKCCGDGLYRRQRSMEQLHENLRAQMANGNTNIIVMGDWNDELGDTGIYQSFYPFLEDATHFRFATMEIADDPEQASYPSWPSFLDHILYSKGLFDEQAAGGSTETVRLDDYLGSWDRYESLISDHRPVLWTIPVGE; this comes from the coding sequence ATGAGTAAACGATACGGACTTATTGCTGCGTTAGTTGTCCTGCTGAGCTCCGCTGCGTTAATCAGCGGCGAGCGCGAGAATACCCAGACAATCCATCTGCTGTTTACTAACGATCTGCTGGGCGGAATCGCTACTGTGCCGGCCGGGTTCATGAATCCGGAGAATCCGCCGATGCTCAGCGGCGGCGCCGGTGCGTATACCTATGTGCAGGATATCCGGAAAAAGGCGGAGAAGCGCGGCGAACACACGCTGCTGCTGGACGGCGGAAATTTCTACAGCGGGACGGTGCTTGGCACCTACGACCGCGGTGCCACCATGATCAAATGGATGAACTGGATGGGCTACGATGTCGCCGCCATCGGGCCGTTTGACTTCGATTATGGTGTGGAGAATATGCAGCGGCTGACTGAACTGGCGGAGTTTCCATACCTCTCTGCGAATATTCTGTCTGAATCGTCCGGAGAGTCGGTAGAGTTCACCAGGCCGTATATCCTCAAAGAATTCGGCGATGTGACGGTCGGAATTTTCGGACTCACCAACGCCAATCTGAAGGAACAGGTGTTGCCGTCACGTGTGAAAAGCATCACTGTCCAGCCCCCGGTTTCGGTCGCCAAAGAACTGGTTCAGGCGGTTAAGTCCCAGGGCGCCGACATCGTGATTGCCCTCACCAGCCTCGGTCTGCCGTACGACCGGCAGGAGGAGTACGAAAATTTCATCGAGCGACTTGATCAAGGCGACACCGACTGGTCGGATCAACCGGTGAACGCACTCCAGCTGGCGCACCTGGTGCCGGGCATCGACATCATTGCTACCGGCGGGAATACCGCGGGCTATTACTCTCCCTGGGAAGATCCGGTGACGCATACGCTGGTGATCCAGAACTACGGGAACGGCTCCGGACTGGCGCATCTGATGCTGAAAATTGACAAAGAGACCAAATCGCTGGCGGGCTACGACACGCCGCTGGACGATGGGATGTCCATCACTCTGCTTCAGGACGACATCCTTCCGGATCTCACCATGCGTGATTCCATCGACGTCTGGACAACTCAGGCAAAGAAATCTCTGGACAGAGATTATTCCAGAACCATCGACTCACTGTTCGCGGTTTCTTCCGGCAATGGCTCTTCAGCAATGCCCGGATATCAGCAGAAATTATCATACGACTGGGACATTCCGTCGGTGAACCAAGTCAACGGTATCGAAGCCATGACCTGGAACATCGAGCAGTTTCCCCACGCCGGGGATACCACGGTACAGAGCGTAGCGGCCGTCCTCCGGGATTTGCAGCCGGATATTGTGGCGCTCCAGGAGATCGGAAATCTGGCGGAGTTCGAGCGGCTGATGACGCTGGTTCCGGAATACGGCTACACAGTCTCGCAGCATTCATCTTTTTACGATCAGGCGATTATTTACCACAAAGATGTCCTGACCTTCCTGGGACAGCGGGAATTTTTCACGCTGAACGACTACTACTTTGCCGGGCGTCCCCCGTTTCAGGCGGATTTTCTCTGGCGAAATGGCGATGCGGCGGTTCCGCTCTCGGTGGTGAATCTGCACCTGAAGTGCTGTGGCGACGGACTCTACAGGCGGCAGCGCTCCATGGAGCAACTCCACGAAAACCTGAGAGCGCAAATGGCGAATGGAAATACGAATATCATCGTGATGGGCGACTGGAACGACGAACTCGGGGACACCGGGATCTATCAGTCGTTTTATCCGTTCCTGGAGGACGCAACACACTTCCGCTTCGCCACCATGGAAATCGCGGACGATCCGGAGCAGGCATCCTATCCCTCCTGGCCGAGTTTCTTAGACCACATTCTGTATTCCAAAGGATTGTTCGACGAGCAAGCGGCAGGCGGAAGCACAGAAACCGTGCGACTGGATGATTACCTCGGGAGCTGGGATCGGTATGAATCGCTGATTTCCGATCACCGGCCGGTGTTGTGGACGATACCGGTTGGGGAGTAA
- a CDS encoding endonuclease/exonuclease/phosphatase family protein yields MKNLLRSKTSIRAIFLALTLFLPLSCGQITEVEDNPNDVPDLNGIAQVEIVTWNLEQFPLEGSATEDSVIKLMRGLNADIFCLQEIQNPAVLERVVSNLDNYAVYSSEFTDYMRLAVVYRVSDFDVWDVSELFVDDDYPFAGRPPLRVDFTFRGANEFPFTVINLHMKAFGDPESIERRREAAGILHTYLDSVRAAGVDTNLVVVGDWNNDLTNMSNANPYYIFWEDAEAYRFLTYDLATDASDFYDSYPGWPSFLDHILVSKALFDEAENNDVETLRLDDYMDRYLSVVSDHRPVSWQFIPNY; encoded by the coding sequence ATGAAAAACTTACTCCGCTCTAAAACCTCTATCCGCGCCATCTTCCTGGCGCTCACGCTGTTCCTACCGTTATCTTGCGGCCAAATCACCGAAGTCGAGGACAATCCCAACGATGTGCCGGATCTGAACGGGATCGCCCAGGTGGAAATCGTTACCTGGAACCTGGAGCAGTTTCCCCTGGAAGGATCTGCCACGGAGGACTCGGTTATTAAGCTGATGCGGGGACTAAATGCTGACATATTCTGCCTCCAGGAGATCCAGAATCCGGCCGTGCTGGAGCGGGTGGTCTCGAATCTGGATAATTACGCTGTTTACTCTTCCGAATTTACGGATTATATGCGTCTGGCTGTGGTGTACCGGGTCTCGGATTTTGATGTTTGGGATGTTTCTGAGTTGTTTGTAGACGACGATTACCCGTTTGCCGGTCGCCCGCCGCTCCGGGTGGATTTTACCTTCCGGGGTGCCAACGAATTTCCTTTCACCGTTATAAACTTGCATATGAAGGCGTTTGGCGATCCCGAAAGCATTGAACGTCGCCGGGAAGCTGCCGGTATCCTTCATACCTATCTGGACAGCGTTCGGGCTGCCGGTGTGGACACGAATCTGGTGGTGGTCGGCGACTGGAACAATGATCTCACGAATATGTCAAATGCAAATCCGTATTACATCTTCTGGGAAGATGCAGAAGCGTATCGTTTTTTGACCTATGATCTGGCTACCGATGCCAGCGACTTTTACGACTCGTATCCCGGCTGGCCCAGCTTCCTGGATCACATCCTGGTGAGTAAGGCGCTGTTCGACGAAGCGGAAAATAATGACGTGGAAACACTGCGGCTTGACGATTATATGGACAGGTACCTCTCCGTCGTCTCGGATCACCGGCCGGTAAGTTGGCAATTCATACCAAATTATTAG